The DNA region TGTGATGGTGTCGGTGGCGGTGTCCCTCGGCACGCGGACCTCGGTAGAGTGGctgtgcagcaggagtcggagtcatgctagccagcgatggtactacgggcattgtagtcgctgactgcatgatccgagcctgctgcagagcactcacgtaggcgttgttgcaggcctgcatcaccgaaatctggagttccggtgtaagaagttccaccatgcccttagcaatggcactaaaaaaatgttttgccggcctcataagctcggattccattgtttcaaggcgccggtcgagcagtgtccatcctatctcccagcaccttgaaacaattctggaaaaccgtgcccaaatgaaaatattcgggcattagcggcctgtccgaggcccgctgacgctggcgGCAATACCCAAAAGAAGGAGCGacagaggcctcggccagggggaaaccggatggaccggctgccggttctccagaaagtgctgcaagcctgctctcgctgtgggatggctgtgatgggtcagatggcgattcatgaaggaccgctccagatggccgaacaggttcgagggtgctgctgtgtgttctgtgaaaagataaggaaaacattagtattctaaaaaaaacatttcacatacgccaactccaatATAACCAAGTTACAGTACATCACACAACACTATACAATACTTTGACATATAattgtaagggtcacttccgtctgttagtCTGTCTGTCCTTAACTCACGGTAAtcattcgctgattgttctcgccagctgcctgtcatggctgacgcgagcAATCAGCGACGGAAACAGTCCAGGAGAAAATGAGCGCTCCTCCCCGCAGtcaatgcctgtcgcccgcatactcaccACTGTCATCGCTACACGGCCGGCGTTAATGCAAACCGTTGTTGCCGAAAAACGTTGGTGTcaccaactgtttactattgacgctgcctatgccacaTCAATATTAAACAATTTAAAGTTACcaatttgattaaaaaatataCCATGCTATACTTGCCCTCCGTTGGCGTTTGAGACGACCGCCATCTTTTACGCTGattgcaggacctgccatgacatcacggtcatgtgaccgagacgtaaTCACTGTTCCTGCGATCAGACCACCCCTGGATGGGACCGGAACCTGTCGTGGACTACAAGGACTCGCGCGGTAAAttatctttttttaattttatttaaaaaactgTGACGaacctggatgggcaatataccatgCCACTAGGAAAAATTTTACGTGGCTGGCCAGTatgctatgtggctctgtgctgtatactgcatcacttgaaaaaatgtcatgtgtggcttggcaatatacaacgtgactctgtactatactacgtcactgggcaatatactagttggctgcgcaatatactatgtggatgggcaatatactacgtggctggccaatatactatgtggatgggcaatatacttcgtggctggccaatatactatgtggatgtgcaatataatacgtggctgggcaatatactacgtggacatgcatattgtgcAGTACCCGATGCGTTGCCCTAGGTACACCAAAAATTAAATACTTACGctcggcggccaaggatcggtctcAGGAAGTGCAACGCCCTTGTGTAT from Ranitomeya variabilis isolate aRanVar5 chromosome 3, aRanVar5.hap1, whole genome shotgun sequence includes:
- the LOC143818427 gene encoding uncharacterized protein LOC143818427, translating into MWAEVAKSLWDGFDSASAADKSNFVKKLKTRWRSMKDRFNRGLRKEEEQARSGAAAARSSTYKYTRALHFLRPILGRRATHSSTLEPVRPSGAVLHESPSDPSQPSHSESRLAALSGEPAAGPSGFPLAEASVAPSFGYCRQRQRASDRPLMPEYFHLGTVFQNCFKVLGDRMDTARPAP